Proteins co-encoded in one Plasmodium berghei ANKA genome assembly, chromosome: 11 genomic window:
- a CDS encoding nucleoporin NUP205 → MDVEDNSMDFYSMSNYEDISNNKNTKLNDKEQGIISNKDRPISTNGITDLSCPLEKSCESFVTVSDAYLSSSSLYKSNFYDDYEDNDAYNINNEVSTLRYSFSKNSSSDISNDSFSDDQYETPYINKKNNNINVKNCFNKNSHITYQDENNSNDNKICEGKSLNIENNLKNKISMLKKKTQDISAFSKRENKTNESDDIYSNRGSNDDLDNSTHIENAKNGNKKTDVSENDSNMGGRKQNNEHSDKSDQEDKNSKSENSDDDLYSVISGPENYDEIFLRTQKDDYYMNDNIKLKRNIFDENQNNSGHTKNIENEDDKNFDDTKTKYTTSTNFIKIIKFSDQLESIKKKNNDGNVFRSYDSSQIEGGEDEKTIKEKKEKKKQKKNLNDKYNVQKDYEFKKLVRSTINMCHPKIKNIDENEDILFNMDKISKIVIEDNNKDAYKTDDSENDDDCDTNNSLYDRVDDILDDRNKYIREKRDKYFSEVKNGLNIGTNNNGDGIRIKNPSDKNGDHLNSVIGTIKNNDAINNCLKTENNKNNEEQYIKTNMANSVYYLNHDMIEINENVLKLYSGMCNYVERNNCTKNIVRIVPHLNNIYDNKKLCYIKDSPSFSEIYKVIPEWKDSFELLNKKAQTDTEDMKNILKRIENIKNDLNILNKDLVDDKKEFENIKFETIQHESMISNFEKKNKTYIKGVLKLDNMSFKLKKIHKINTNNLNNFNITENVNRLLKYVDNAMTDYSQLFNEEKSIEILRFQQLDNTFNILTNTDDEYSFLMNLLKDELKEMICEKKEQLQNIIRRTMLYKAFDTTSFKDQITNTLNKQTLLINQIKYNLQCNVLLLFDMYKKFSKKNIKIIQIPENYVKDYTNEVIKKSYIIKTFNDTKKNVSKYFNCVHFTRNRPITHPFFIHFCLGEKFLYHFINFVLYPLSEENQKKFMQYCSIPGFNSFLFVDKVLKLHKEEQQFPSTDLTYDFSSAYDRIGKTDYNDTSLINQYMQKWNELNPYLLALRNASEFCFQPSSNDINDNNDDYTSYTLMDSKKNVFDLINHIPDSIIGMSNAATAAAAIASSSGICNNINPSLGFSSSFDNMNKLNSTFSLLNNQMSNNTNTMFNNITGVGTNISGLNSGNSFASNNNLFANNSGSNLFGSTFNNSTNTTMRNNSTSYGTTNNNLLSGGNSSQSMFNTNFPKSSTSSIFGNASSTSSFMGSGINNTPNVSVGGSTSLFGGSANLGNNMLNTNNRNPLENNSAVGIFGSSNYSTSANNNTLTVSTPFGTTNNDLLSGGNSSQSMFNTNFPKSFASSIFGNTSSTSNFMGSGINNTPNVSVGGSTSIFGGSTNLGNNILNTNNRSNNILNIPNTPTMGNQQNSLLINNNATGNNNSGLFNKSTLGSSSLFNSSMNNNANSQFNRTTLNTASSSLFANSITPNNNNILGSNVGMNNNTSSIFSGLNNNKTAMLSNNNMFGNNLNNNTNSSGLNTGLFSLSSDTNKIGNNNNSNMSNSLFTNSSGMSRINTNNNNNNNNSLFSNVNNYGASSNKNMVNTSSFNRGINMGSNNTISSYDLGGNTNFGSFMGGNTSGNNSTFSGNNNYGGLFGGNNAQQGASSSIFNNNNTSMFSNNTRDTNIFNNSNNSPSKNMFNNRMSYNSTNNITSNNSSTFGNKTGFSGSNNLNQFSTTLNNSSNTSGNNSSNTSGNNSMFLSNNNMMRNKSSFPLSNNNYMSSSNLSNNNSLFQKNTFSSTQNNRDSLSGFNTLNNNSSSNNFGNKFQQNVGNTFGSTFGNTSNNNMFSNNNSSSFGANTNTGLGANNNSVFQQTNSNFQYNFKPQNNSSLFSR, encoded by the coding sequence atggatgtAGAGGATAATTCAATGGATTTCTATAGTATGAGCAATTATGAAGAcatttcaaataataaaaatacaaaattaaatgataagGAACAAGGTATTATATCGAACAAAGATCGTCCAATCTCCACAAATGGTATAACTGATTTAAGTTGCCCACTTGAAAAATCTTGTGAAAGTTTTGTAACCGTTTCAGATGCATATTTATCTTCTAGTTCTCTTTATAAAagtaatttttatgatgaTTATGAAGATAATGATgcttataatattaacaatgAAGTTAGCACATTAAGATATAGTTTTAGTAAAAATAGCTCGAGTGATATTTCAAATGACTCTTTTTCCGATGATCAGTATGAAACtccatatataaataaaaaaaataataatattaatgtaaaaaattgttttaataaaaattctcACATAACTTATcaagatgaaaataattctaatgataataaaatttgcGAAGGAAAATCTCTAAATATAGAGAACAActtaaaaaacaaaatatcaatgctgaaaaaaaaaacacaagATATTTCCGCGTTTAGTAAAagagaaaataaaacaaatgaaaGTGATGACATATATTCGAACCGGGGATCTAATGATGATTTAGACAATTCCACTCATATAGAGAATGCAAAAAAtggtaataaaaaaacagatGTTTCTGAAAATGATAGTAATATGGGGGGTAGGAAACAAAACAATGAACATTCGGATAAATCAGATCAGGAGGATAAAAACAGTAAAAGTGAAAATAGTGATGATGATCTTTATTCTGTTATAAGTGGGCCAGAAAATTatgatgaaatatttttgagaACCCAAAAAGatgattattatatgaacgataatataaaattgaaaagaAATATCTTTGATGagaatcaaaataatagtgGCCATACTAAgaatattgaaaatgaagatgACAAAAATTTTGACGATACTAAAACTAAATATACAACATCTACaaatttcataaaaataataaaattttcgGATCAATTAGaatctataaaaaaaaaaaataacgatGGAAATGTATTTAGATCGTATGATAGTAGCCAGATAGAAGGAGGTGAAGACGAAAAAACgataaaggaaaaaaaagaaaaaaaaaaacaaaaaaaaaacctaaatgataaatataatgtacAAAAAGATTACGAATTTAAGAAACTAGTAAGATCTACAATTAATATGTGCCACcccaaaataaaaaatatagatgaaaatgaagatatattatttaacatggataaaatatcaaaaattgttattgaagataataataaagacgCATATAAAACTGATGATAGtgaaaatgatgatgatTGCGATACAAACAATAGCTTATATGACAGGGTCGATGATATATTAGATgatagaaataaatatattaggGAAAAAAgagataaatatttttcagaAGTTAAGAATGGATTAAACATTGGaactaataataatggtGATGGGATAAGGATAAAAAATCCGAGTGATAAAAATGGGGACCATTTAAATAGTGTAATTGgaactataaaaaataatgatgcaataaataattgtttaaaaacggagaataataaaaataacgaagaacaatatattaaaacaaatatggCAAATTcagtatattatttaaatcatGATATGATTGAAATTAACgaaaatgtattaaaattatatagtGGAATGTGTAATTATGTTGAAAGAAACAACtgcacaaaaaatattgtaagGATTGTACcacatttaaataatatatatgataataaaaaattatgttatATTAAAGATTCTCCTAGTTTTAGCGAAATTTATAAAGTGATTCCTGAATGGAAAGATTCATTTGAGCtactaaataaaaaagcaCAAACAGATACAGAagatatgaaaaatatattaaaaaggattgagaatattaaaaatgatttaaatattttaaataaagatttagtagatgataaaaaagaatttgaaaatataaaatttgaaacTATCCAACATGAGTCTATGATATCAAactttgaaaaaaaaaataaaacatatataaaagggGTATTAAAATTAGATAATATGTCATttaaactaaaaaaaatacataaaattaatacaaataatttaaataattttaatataacagaaaatgtaaatagattattaaaatatgtagaTAATGCAATGACAGATTATTCTCAATTATTTAACGAAGAAAAAAGTATAGAAATTTTGCGTTTTCAGCAGTTAGATAATACTttcaatatattaacaaatacTGATGATGAATACTCTTTTCTTATGAACTTATTAAAGGATGAACTAAAAGAAATGatatgtgaaaaaaaagagcaattacaaaatattattagaagAACAATGTTATATAAAGCATTTGATACTACCTCTTTTAAAGATCAAATAACTAACACACTAAATAAACAGACTTTATTAATTaaccaaataaaatataatttacaatgtaatgtattattattatttgatatgtataaaaaattttcaaaaaaaaatataaaaataatacaaatacctgaaaattatgtaaaaGATTATACTAATGaagttattaaaaaaagttatattattaaaacatttaatgatacaaaaaaaaatgtatctaaatattttaattgtgTCCATTTTACAAGAAATAGACCAATCACACAcccattttttatacatttttgttTGGGTGAAAAATTcttatatcattttatcAACTTTGTTTTATATCCATTATCAGaagaaaatcaaaaaaaatttatgcaATATTGTTCAATACCTGGATTTAATTCATTTCTATTTGTCGATAAAGTTTTGAAATTACACAAAGAAGAGCAGCAATTTCCTAGTACCGATTTAACTTATGATTTTTCTTCTGCTTATGATAGAATTGGAAAAACAGATTATAATGATACATCTTTAATAAACCAGTATATGCAAAAATGGAATGAACTAAATCCATATTTACTTGCTTTGAGAAATGCATCTGAGTTTTGTTTCCAGCCCAGTTCCAATGATATTAATGACAATAATGATGACTATACTAGTTATACACTTATggattcaaaaaaaaatgtgtttgatttaataaatcataTTCCAGATTCAATAATAGGAATGTCCAATGCAGCAACTGCAGCTGCTGCAATAGCTTCATCTTCAGGAATTtgcaataatattaatcCATCATTAGGATTTTCGTCATCTTTTGACAATATGAACAAGCTTAACAGCACATTTTCacttttaaataatcaaatgtcaaataatacaaataccatgtttaataatattacagGAGTTGGCACTAATATTTCGGGTCTTAATAGCGGCAACTCATTTGcttcaaataataatttatttgcaAATAATTCAGGAAGTAATTTATTTGGTTCTacttttaataattctaCAAACACAACTATGAGGAATAATAGCACTTCTTATGGAactacaaataataatttattatctGGAGGAAATTCTTCCCAAAGTATGTTTAATACTAATTTTCCCAAAAGTTCTACATCTAGTATTTTTGGTAATGCATCTTCTACTAGCAGTTTTATGGGTTCAGGAATAAATAATACGCCTAATGTGTCTGTAGGTGGATCGACCAGCTTATTTGGTGGCAGTGCCAACCTTGGAAATAATATGcttaatacaaataatagaaACCCATTGGAAAATAACTCAGCTGTTGGAATATTTGGATCATCAAATTATTCTACTTCCgctaataataatacgTTAACTGTTTCGACTCCTTTTGGAACTACAAACAATGATTTATTATCTGGAGGAAATTCTTCCCAAAGTATGTTTAATACTAATTTTCCAAAAAGCTTTGCATCTAGTATTTTTGGTAATACATCTTCTACTAGCAATTTTATGGGTTCAGGAATAAATAATACGCCTAATGTGTCTGTAGGTGGATCGACCAGCATATTTGGTGGCAGTACCAACCttggaaataatatacttaatacaaataatcgaagtaataacattttaaatattcccAACACACCTACAATGGGCAATCAACAAAATAGtttgttaataaataacaatgCAACgggtaataataatagtgggttatttaataaaagtaCACTTGGTTCTTCGAGtctttttaattcttctatgaataataatgcaAATTCGCAATTTAATAGAACCACATTAAATACAGCATCAAGTAGTTTATTTGCCAATTCAATCACaccaaataataataacatattaGGCTCAAATGTAggaatgaataataatacaagtAGTATCTTTTCAGGGctaaataataacaaaactGCTATGCTTTCAAACAATAACATGTTTGGaaataatttgaataaCAATACAAATTCTTCAGGGTTAAATACTGGGCTGTTTTCATTATCTTCTGATACAAACAAAattggaaataataataatagtaatatgTCAAATTCTCTATTTACAAACTCTAGTGGTATGTCAAGaattaatacaaataataataataataataataatagtttaTTTTCTAACGTGAATAATTATGGAGCATCgagtaataaaaatatggtaAATACAAGTTCATTTAATAGAGGTATAAATATGGGAAGTAATAATACTATATCATCATATGATTTGGGTGGAAATACCAACTTCGGTAGTTTCATGGGTGGGAATACTAGTGGTAATAATAGCACATTTTCTGGAAACAATAATTATGGGGGGTTATTCGGAGGGAATAATGCACAACAGGGAGCAAGTAGCAgcatatttaataataacaacACAAGTAtgttttcaaataatactagagatactaatatatttaataattcaaataattcgccatcaaaaaatatgttcaATAATAGAATGTCATATAATAGCACTAACAATATTACTAGTAATAATAGCAGCACATTTGGAAATAAAACCGGATTTTCTGGGTCTAATAACTTAAACCAGTTTTCAACAACCCTCAACAATAGTAGTAATACTAGTGGCAACAATAGTAGTAATACTAGTGGCAACAATAGTATGTTTTTAtccaataataatatgatgCGAAATAAGTCTTCTTTTCCACtttcaaataataactATATGTCTAGTTcaaatttatcaaataataacagcttatttcaaaaaaacaCATTTTCATCAACTCAGAATAATAGAGATTCCTTATCAGGCTTTAATACactaaataataatagtagtAGTAATAATTTTGGAAATAAGTTTCAACAGAATGTAGGAAACACCTTTGGAAGTACTTTTGGAAACACCAGCAATAATAACATGTTTTCAAATAACAATAGTTCTTCTTTTGGTGCTAATACTAATACAGGTTTGGGTGCCAATAATAACTCAGTATTTCAGCAAACAAATTCAAACTTTCAATACAATTTTAAGCCCC
- a CDS encoding pre-mRNA-splicing factor ATP-dependent RNA helicase PRP16, putative translates to MIASNNFYGDSSSEEEKIVETKIKEPSNDNLIFKKRNIKNISKKGNNDNSVKNIFKDIEFEINQKNIFIKKRNFQNINNERKDTPKKLSNKNNGQNVSKKYDNKGIENSDKSDFSNYSFEYNKNNNQSDSNYNLKHKNTNESSNDSDISKNSNIRNDYEDNNRLNMKKTIYTKKNKDIRKKVEKEYYMNNNDRILDEIWYTKEDDFIDSFYNVDVENTYYKEKKMQNNSKSILNSQREKINQKNVDNNLWELSKLKQGGVNSTYNKLQLERINEANNTNEVKKIVLIRQVTPFFIDKMKNSNTRNNTDMHKNDPNIKEIDNFNSYIFDMKNNSTSYFNVVKDETCDFVKSAKKGSEFLKYFKNESEKSKGRDRYWEIERSKLGELLKIYRNKSSKETDSNTNQYNMNMKLDKVDVEDEENRHKEDVFDYKKDKMYSINFDIRNNKKNTLKDKEDLLKLKESLPIYKSKKELLDAVYNNNIIIIVGETGSGKTTQIVQYLYDEGYHKNGIICCTQPRRVAAVSVAYRVSYEMNVEIGSLVGYTIRFEDNTSKQTKIRYVTDGILLRETLNDQDLDKYSVIIMDEAHERSINTDVLLGILKNICLKRNDLKLIVTSATIDSKKFSEFFGNAPIYNIQGRTFKVHLEYLRTPCNDYIECAVQKAIEIHFSDNSYDQNFGDILIFMTGQDDINATCYLLSERFYEVYESYKESNSNKKETISKIKNIINNKKDNNINDEKNTSIDNGKLNLEMSETNKDQVTRDQIDISSHISPFYIFPIYSQLSSEQQSKIFQKYDLRKIIVSTNIAETSLTLDGIKYVIDTGYCKLKVYNQKIGMDVLQITPISQANANQRSGRAGRTGAGICYRLYTENTFLCDLYPNNIPEIQRSNLSNVVLLLKSLNVENIFEFDFIDAPSKESIISSLHELWVLGAINNEGNLTETGKKMILFPLDPPLSKIIIYSEKFACTKEILIIVSMLSSPSIFIETKENTETVESKKEKFAVPESDHLTLLNIYLQWRVHDYSYTWCNKNFIQYKSLNKAKEVYSQLSDIIKSLRIKNISCNNKWDLVRKTICSGYFHNAAKLKSFSEYINLTTNVACHVHPNSSLYNIGYTPDYVIYQEIVFTTKEYMRNVTTVDPEWLCELGPLFFYMKNA, encoded by the coding sequence ATGATTGCAAGCAATAATTTCTATGGCGATTCTTCGTCcgaagaagaaaaaattgttgAGACGAAAATAAAAGAGCCTAGCAATGATAacttaatttttaaaaagaggaacattaaaaatataagtaaaaagggtaataatgataatagtgtaaaaaatatatttaaagatATTGAGTTTGAAATCAACCAAAagaacatatttataaaaaaaagaaactTCCAGAATATAAACAATGAAAGAAAAGATACTCCTAAAAAAttaagtaataaaaataatggtCAAAATGtgagtaaaaaatatgacaaTAAAGGAATAGAAAATTCGGATAAAAGTGATTTTAGCAATTACTCGTTtgaatataacaaaaataataatcaaaGTGATTccaattataatttaaaacataaaaatacaaacgAATCTAGCAATGATAGTGATATTTCGAAAAATAGCAACATAAGAAATGATTATgaagataataatagattaaatatgaaaaaaacaatatatacaaaaaaaaataaggatataagaaaaaaagtaGAAAAAGAATactatatgaataataatgatagaATTTTAGATGAAATATGGTATACTAAAGAAGACGATTTTATTGATTCGTTTTACAACGTTGATGTAgaaaatacatattataaagagaaaaaaatgcaaaataattctaaaagtatattaaatagtcaaagggaaaaaataaatcaaaaaaatgtcgataataatttatggGAATTAAGCAAATTAAAACAAGGGGGTGTTAATTCAACATATAACAAGTTGCAGCTAGAGCGAATCAATGAAGCTAATAATACTAAcgaagttaaaaaaattgttttaattAGGCAAGTAACgccattttttattgacaaaatgaaaaattcaAACACGAGGAATAATACCGATATGCACAAAAATGATCCAAAcataaaagaaatagataattttaatagttatatatttgatatgaaaaataactCCACGTCTTACTTTAATGTTGTTAAAGACGAAACATGTGATTTTGTAAAATCAGCAAAAAAAGGTAGcgaatttttaaaatattttaaaaatgaaagtgAGAAATCGAAAGGACGAGATAGATATTGGGAAATCGAAAGAAGCAAATTAGGAGaactattaaaaatttatagaaataaaagtaGCAAAGAAACAGATTCAAATACAAatcaatataatatgaacATGAAACTAGATAAAGTCGATGTAGAAGACGAAGAAAATAGACACAAAGAAGATGTTTTTGactataaaaaagataaaatgtatagtattaattttgacataagaaataataaaaaaaatacattaaaGGATAAAGaagatttattaaaattgaaaGAATCATTACCTATttataaatcaaaaaaagaattattaGATGCagtatataataacaatattataataattgttGGAGAAACAGGTTCAGGAAAAACAACACAAATCGTTCAATATCTATATGACGAAGGatatcataaaaatggaattaTTTGTTGTACACAACCAAGAAGAGTTGCAGCAGTTTCAGTTGCTTATCGTGTGTCATATGAAATGAATGTAGAAATAGGATCTTTAGTTGGGTATACAATTCGATTTGAAGATAATACAAGtaaacaaacaaaaataagATATGTTACAGATGGTATATTATTAAGAGAAACCTTAAATGATCAAGATTTAGATAAATATagtgttattattatggaTGAGGCACATGAAAGATCTATTAACACAGATGTTTTGTTAggtatattaaaaaatatatgtttaaaaagaaatgatttaaaattaatagttACATCTGCAACTATAGAttctaaaaaattttcagAATTTTTTGGAAATGCACCAATTTACAATATTCAAGGAAGAACATTCAAAGTACATTTAGAATATTTAAGAACTCCATGTAATGATTATATTGAATGTGCTGTTCAAAAAGCAATTGAGATACATTTTTCTGATAATAGTTATGATCAAAATTTTGGagatattttaatttttatgacGGGCCAAGATGACATTAATGCTACATGTTATCTATTAAGTGAGCGATTTTATGAAGTATATGAATCATACAAAGAATCGAATAGTAATAAGAAAGAAACGataagtaaaataaaaaatataattaataataaaaaggataacaatattaatgatgaaaaaaacacaaGTATTGACAAtggaaaattaaatttggAAATGTCTGAAACAAATAAAGATCAAGTTACACGTGATCAAATTGATATATCTAGTCATATATCtccattttatattttcccaATATATTCACAATTATCTAGTGAACAGcaaagtaaaatatttcaaaagtATGATCtcagaaaaataatagtttCAACTAATATAGCTGAAACATCTCTAACATTAGatggaataaaatatgtaattgATACAGGATATTGTAAACTTAAAGTATATAATCAAAAAATTGGAATGGATGTTTTACAAATAACCCCTATTTCGCAAGCAAATGCTAATCAACGATCAGGAAGAGCAGGAAGAACCGGAGCTGGAATATGTTATCGTTTATATACagaaaatacatttttatgtgATCTATATCCAAATAATATTCCAGAAATACAAAGAAGTAATCTATCAAATGTAGTATTGTTATTAAAATCATTAAAtgttgaaaatatatttgaatttgATTTCATTGATGCACCAAGTAAAGAAAGTATTATAAGTTCTTTACATGAATTATGGGTATTAGGTgctataaataatgaaggGAATTTAACCGAAACGgggaaaaaaatgatactTTTTCCTTTAGACCCTCCtttatcaaaaattattatatacagTGAAAAATTTGCATGTActaaagaaatattaattatagtTAGTATGCTTTCTTCACCGtctatttttatagaaacaaaagaaaatacaGAAACAGTTGAgtcaaaaaaagaaaaatttgCAGTACCAGAAAGTGATCATTTaacattattaaatatttatttacaatGGCGGGTTCATGATTATTCTTATACTTGGtgcaataaaaattttattcaatATAAATCGTTAAATAAAGCAAAAGAAGTATATTCTCAATTAAgtgatattattaaatctttacgtattaaaaatatatcatgtaataataaatgggACTTAGTAAGAAAAACTATTTGTTCTggatattttcataatgctgctaaattaaaatcattttcagaatatataaatttaacaaCTAATGTAGCTTGCCATGTCCATCCCAATTcttctttatataatattggaTATACACCTGACTATGTCATATACCAGGAAATTGTTTTTACCACAAAGGAGTACATGCGAAATGTCACTACAGTGGATCCTGAGTGGCTTTGTGAATTAGGTCCCCTCTTTTTTTACATGAAAAACGCGTGA
- a CDS encoding exosome complex component RRP45, putative has product MKACKNNTNFFWCNLKNKLRLDGRNFEDSRNVSIYFLGDYGNVEVSIGNTKVVCKITSEIVKPYDKKPNEGIIKINLDVESFNTYNDISKISDECLEIKNLIERIFKASNILNFESLCIIPYKKVWCLLINITVIENDGNLYDSCYLSAYSALLHFRNSSVDIDNTGNVIIDEEEVNYTSLSVHNSPILTTFAYFNFEEICLIDPSLYEEEFMSSKLSIAINKNENLISILKPGGLPISYDKILQGIELAKKRVKSILKILKDALKEDNDLRNNLKKKNLHIKYSSNPVHIKYDGDDIVEKSLDVTINQMVINNLNIEKIVKKYEQYILSNGENINSIIGKNNIEENKILNDTLILNKQYDIDQELRRMKEENIIKSENYFHRIPNYNNNLNIHPNENYNNKNINNTKIKRQEFEDNKSNIHTMKIMKSNNIKNNEEIKFSSTISQDMQSKDSHYNLMENKVLNSNFENEKKNIKIKEQNKLSNDETGESSDIDFSVAINQNLKKHTPKKK; this is encoded by the coding sequence atgaaggcatgtaaaaataacacAAACTTTTTTTGGtgtaatttaaaaaataaattacgATTAGATGGTCGAAACTTTGAAGATTCACGAAATGTGtcgatatattttttggggGATTATGGGAATGTTGAAGTTTCTATTGGAAATACAAAAGTAGTATGTAAAATAACAAGTGAAATAGTTAAAccatatgataaaaaaccTAATGAAGGAATTATAAAGATAAATTTAGATGTAGAAAGTTTTAACacatataatgatatatctAAAATATCAGATGAATgtttagaaataaaaaatttaattgaaagaatatttaaagctagtaacattttaaattttgaatCTCTTTGTATAATAccatataaaaaagtatgGTGTTTATTAATTAACATTACAGTAATTGAAAATGATGgaaatttatatgattcATGTTATTTATCAGCATATAGTGcattattacattttagAAATAGCAGTGTTGATATTGACAATACAGGAAATGTAATTATAGATGAAGAAGAAGTTAACTATACATCTTTATCTGTACATAACTCTCCAATTTTAACAACttttgcatattttaattttgaagaaatttgtttaattgACCCATCATTATATGAAGAAGAATTTATGTCATCAAAATTATCTATTgctattaataaaaatgaaaatttaataagCATATTAAAACCTGGTGGATTACCAATTtcatatgataaaattcTACAAGGTATTGAATtagcaaaaaaaagagttaaatcgattttaaaaatattgaaagaTGCATTAAAAGAAGATAATGATTTgagaaataatttaaaaaaaaaaaatttacacataaaatattctaGTAATCCTGtccatataaaatatgatggAGACGATATTGTGGAAAAATCATTAGATGTTACAATAAATCAAATGGTAATAAATAACTTGAacattgaaaaaattgtgaaaaaatatgaacagtACATCCTTTCGAATggagaaaatattaattctattattggcaaaaataatattgaagaaaataaaattctaAATGATACTTTGATTCTTAACAAACAATATGATATTGATCAAGAATTGAGGAGGAtgaaagaagaaaatataataaaaagtgaaaattattttcaccGTATTCCTAActataataacaatttaaatatccatcccaatgaaaattataataataaaaatataaataatacaaaaataaaaaggcAAGAATTTGAAGataataaatcaaatatacatactatgaaaattatgaaatcaaataatatcaaaaacaatgaagaaataaaattttcaagtACAATATCTCAAGATATGCAAAGTAAAGATTCccattataatttaatggaaaataaagtcttaaattcaaattttgagaatgaaaaaaaaaacatcaaaattaaagaacaaaataaacTATCAAATGATGAAACCGGCGAATCGTCAGATATAGACTTTTCTGTTGCAATAAACcaaaatttaaagaaacatacccccaaaaaaaagtga